The proteins below come from a single Cryptococcus gattii WM276 chromosome D, complete sequence genomic window:
- a CDS encoding uncharacterized protein (Similar to TIGR gene model, INSD accession AAW45816.1): MPPKRPLKRRSEDEGRKQTKRTGKNKREQTYGTYDEALDGGVEMEEKGERYRDGEKAQRFYERAVELYAKASEFKETYDVTYNRFLLPPSSLPLLRESITLYQHATTLSNSPLLLMDVAFNLAQAFTTLADIMDDLRTTDDAEKDEAVLKLRNDAKVTLAEVMDGQEAYLRTVVAQGGEDTEEGEEVVEHIEGGAENQSMEVDVGDKEDDEGDDNTSTWETHLPTPSTYIDTVLTLVDLHLLLWESTPTPQPPTEEEQIAVRVILDRAASIAPSGRQAELDLAEVKVLLTMDRIIWDMYKREAKAGSGIENSLDGAITAIGAVLTSLDAVPAEDSTVRPEILTTMADTHVTIANRLMFLNTQPPPGPAPLAQSAWAHLTQATTHLTSAVGSPTDANTPREFKPSVFLSLSKVSLARAKLASLNDTAQKNIVQLFDNATTYASRAGETLGWTFLRVGPAPPSVGGTLNIGGVSIGGKDLPYPSGWDSELLGRNIALQQVRVCLYATRTELLPAESKGQYKGVLSKILEKLGKMEEGERKITGKDVERWLGEVEDEEVGLGEIEKGWWTEITAGL; this comes from the exons ATGCCCCCAAAGAGACCACTTAAGAGACGCAGTGAAGACGAAGGCCGCAAACAGACAAAGCGCACCGGCAAAAACAAACGCGAGCAGACTTACGGCACTTATGATGAAGCCTTGGACGGTGGagtggagatggaggagaagggCGAGAGGTATCGCGATGGCGAAAAG GCTCAAAGGTTCTATGAACGGGCTGTAGAACTTTATGCAAAGGCCTCAGAGTTTAAAGAAACTTACGATGTCACATACAATCG cttcctcctccctccctcttcccttcctctcctgCGCGAGTCCATCACCCTTTACCAACATGCCACCACTCTTAGCAATTCTCCCCTTTTGCTTATGGACGTCGCTTTCAACCTTGCGCAGGCGTTCACTACTTTGGCCGACATCATGGACGACTTGCGGACTACCGACGATGCCGAGAAGGACGAAGCGGTTTTAAAGCTGCGAAATGATGCCAAGGTGACTCTAGCGGAGGTTATGGATGGGCAAGAGGCATATCTTAGGACCGTTGTTGCTCAAGGCGGAGAGGATAcagaggagggagaagaagttgTGGAGCATATAGAAGGCGGAGCAGAAAACCAGAGTATGGAAGTTGATGTGGGagacaaggaagatgatgaaggagacgATAACACATCGACTTGGGAGACTCACCTGCCCACGCCATCCACATATATCGATACCGTTCTTACCCTTGTCGACCTTCACCTGTTATTATGGGAATCTACACCAACTCCTCAGCCGCCTactgaagaagagcagaTCGCAGTCCGTGTCATTCTTGATCGAGCTGCTTCTATTGCTCCCTCGGGACGCCAAGCTGAATTAGATCTAGCCGAGGTTAAAGTGCTCCTTACCATGGACAGAATCATTTGGGACATGTACAAGAGAGAAGCCAAGGCTGGATCTGGAATTGAAAACTCTTTGGATGGGGCTATAACTGCCATTGGTGCTGTTCTTACTAGTCTTGATGCTGTTCCAGCTGAGGATAGTACCGTCCGCCCAGAGATACTCACAACAATGGCCGACACACACGTAACAATTGCCAATCGTCTCATGTTCCTTAACACCCAGCCTCCCCCTGGTCCGGCACCCCTTGCTCAGAGTGCTTGGGCTCATTTGACACAAGCTACAACTCACCTGACTTCGGCTGTTGGCTCGCCAACGGATGCCAACACCCCGAGGGAGTTTAAACCTTCAGTCTTCCTTTCTTTGTCAAAGGTTAGCTTGGCAAGGGCAAAGCTGGCCTCACTCAATGACACTGCTCAGAAGAATATTGTGCAGTTGTTTGACAATGCCACAACGTATGCAAGTCGTGCGGGTGAGACCCTTGGTTGGACGTTCTTGCGAGTGGGCCCAGCTCCGCCTTCGGTGGGTGGAACACTCAACATCGGTGGTGTTTCTATCGGTGGAAAAGATCTTCCTTACCCATCCGGATGGGATTCCGAGCTGCTCGGGCGAAACATAGCGCTGCAGCAGGTACGCGTTTGCCTTTATGCTACTCGCACAGAGCTCTTGCCGGCTGAGTCGAAGGGCCAGTACAAAGGAGTCCTCAGTAAAATTCTAGAAAAGCTGGGTaagatggaagagggagagaggaAAATCACGGGGAAGGATGTGGAAAGGTGGCTCGGCGAAGtggaggacgaggaggtTGGTTTAGGTGAGATAGAGAAGGGATGGTGGACCGAAATCACCGCGGGACTATAG